GCTGCGCAACGGCCTCGGAGTTGAAACTTGAGGTCGACTCGCGGTGCAGGTGCTGCAGTGCAATTTCGTCGAGTGGTGCAGAGAAGCGTTTGCGTGAGGTGGAGTTGCGATAGGATGTGGAACGGCGGAGGACGAAGACGGGATCATCCTGGCGGATGTCGTCTATCGATCCAAGGAGCTGAGTGGAGTCCAGTGAACGGCGTTTGCTCACAGAATTTTGACTGTTCGGCGCTTTGAATTGCGGCGGGCGAGGGAATGCATCGATTACTTTGCTGGACGGCGATAACTCGCGTTCTAGgtagaaaaggaaagaaagtgaACATTTGACTGTGATTAAAAGTCCACAAATACTTACCTTGACCATCGATGCTAATCATCAATCCAtatctgactctgactccaCTCCTACGCTTCGTCGTCTTGTCCTCAACTTCATCTCCCCCATCAATGACCCCATCCTGGATTCCAAACCTTTCCAGGCTGATCTCCGTTACCTCTGCGACTGTCACATTCTTCGGGAACATAAACACCTTGCGCCTCAAATTCGGTGAGACGAGCACAGGCGCGTTCGGGTCGGTCAGCGTGTTCTTGAATACAATCGCCTCTGTCTGTGGATGGAACGCCATATCATTGGGCAGGTCCTCGGCATAGATGACGAGTTGCATCGCGAAGCGCGTCGCGGGCGATGTGAACCGCTCTGGCGCGACGTTCGCGCCGCCCACTGTTGATACAGTCAGGAACTGCGACTTGCTGCCACTGTGTGGCAAGTCGGAATCCGCCTGTGAGCGGTCGGGGCTGGTCAGCGTTTCGTCTCCGTCCTCTCCGTTGAGAATGTCATCCAATGGATGATCGCCCTTCCTGTTCAAGTAAAACTTGACGGCAGAGTCGTCTGTGAAGTCGTTCATGGGCAGCTTCTTGATGGCGGGGTGCATGGATAAGTTGCTTGATATAGAGCTGATGCTCCCGACGCTGCTGCGCTTTACTTTGGGCAACTCTGTAGATTCGAGCAGGGTCTCAAAGACCACCAGGGGGTGTTCGACCGGCTGAAGCACCGTCGACGCGCCACCCTCAACCTGTTTGACTGTAAGATAGTAATCATCTACATCTTCGCCAGAGGGTAATCTGAAGCGCTGAATAGCCTGCCGGACAAGATCGGTTGATGTCGTAGACGGGTTGAGGAGGACAGTCTTGAACGTCGCCTCGGTTTGTAGGTTCTCGCCCGCAAATACGCGGATAACGCTCAGATTTGCCTGGCCATCGATGGCAGACGGGCTAGTGAGAATCAGCGAGCCTGGACGTGGCCTTGTTGTCGGTGGACCCAATGCAGAGCTCGAGGATGGCGAGCTGAGCATCACAGCTGAAGCCGATTGCAGCCCGTACGAAGGCTGGGCCTCGGGCGGAGATGAGGGTGATCGATTGAGATACTCCTTGTACAACGTATATTGCTGTTGATCGCGCTGCCTTAGCTGGTTGACGTGCTCGGAGACCTGGGGGGTGTTGGAGCGCTCGGGAGTCGATGGGGTGGCTTGGTTTGAACCGGCGCGCATGTCCGCCACAGTATTCCGGAGGCTGATAgcctgctgttgctgctgagcGGCGGACGTTGTGGGCGAAATGCCGCCGTCCGACGCGGAAGGGCGTTGGCTTGATCGGCTCGACTCCGACGAGGCCCTGCCACTAAACTCGTTGCTCTCCACCGAGGCAATCGATGGACTCTTGTCTTTCGGCTTGTCCTTATTCTTCCGGCCAAACAAGCCACCAAACACTCCacccttcttctttttgtccTTCCCTTCATCCTCAGTGTCGGTCTTCTCGCTCTTGATGGACGGCTCCTTGCGGAGCTTCGACCCATTCTGCTGCTGGGCCTGCTGTTGAGCCTGCTGCTTGTTGTATGTGGCTGAGCTGACGGGAGGGGCCATCTTCTCCTTGGGTTTagatttcttcttcgaggaTTCATCGGAAAGAAGAGACGACTCGTCGTCACGAAGTCTCCTGGAGCGCTCCTCCTCGACGACAATGCTGGGGAGATACTGCCCTGTGCGTCCGTCCTCGGAATCGCGAGCGATGGTCGGAGTGGCAGTCATCTTGCGGGTCTCAGTGACTTCTGCAGGGTCGATGCGGCGCGGACCCTGCGCAGATGCAGCGTTAGAATCCATTTGTCTCTGTTGCTGTTGAGCTTGTTGAGCGGCTTGCTGAGCAAGGGCAGCTTGTTGGGCAGCCTGTTGTTGTGCCATGgcctgttgctgttgctgttgttgctgctgctgctgtaatTGCATTTGTTGTTGCATCTTCTGGCGAACAAGCTGTTCTTCTTGCAGTTGTAGCTGCTCCTGTTGCTGTGCACGAAGCCTTTGTTGTTCCTGATACTCACGCATCGACCCAGGCATTAATGCATCTGGAATTGGAGCACCCCCACCGGCGCCCGAGGGTAGGTTCAATTGAACATCCTCGGCTGTCGAGTCATCCCAGTGCATTCCATCGTCTACatccatcgacatcgacgcgAATTCGTCTTCCTCCATTTGGTCTTGCACCACCTCtagatcttcttcctcaaatccatCAGTGTCCcattcgtcatcttcgtcctcaaCTTCGCCTTCTTTGAGCCCCGGGATAAAGCGGTGGTGGTAGCGAATGGAGTTGAAGCGGATGCTTCTCCTGTTGTTGGCATTGTTGTCGCGGCCTCCTCCAGTGGGGGAGTTCGTGTCGGAGCGGAACTGTACGTTGTTACGCCTGTCACCGATGCCAATTTCAACTTGTTCAGCTTGAGTGGGGAGAGCAAGCTATAACAAAGATAATATAAAACTTGATGGAAATCTCATAGAAACCAATACATACCTCGATATTTCGGTGTTTGTTCAAACGGGCAAGACGTTCGAAGGGAGTCTCGATGTTCTCTGCAGGAATGTAACCGACTTCTTGAGTCTTGAGCACTCGAACCAGCCACCAATAGCTGTTGTTGTCGTCCATGAGATACAAACTATCACCCTTGACGACATTCGCCTGCCCCTCCACCGTCGCGGCAAAACTGTGCAAAGCATACACCATATCAAAGTCGATTGATTCGTTTGGAATAGAAAGCGTAGAAGAGACGTCTTCCTCAAACATctcatcgccttcgtcgACCTCAGAGTCGTCTTCGAGGACTGAGtgctcctcgtcgtccgTGCCGTAGTTCAATGCCGCGTCTGCATGGGCGTGTAGATTCTGGCTGTCGTCCGCATGGATCTGGTCGCGCAGGTCGAAAGTATCCTGGCGCGTTGGCCGTCGCGGGTCCACACTCATGTTGTATATTACTAGTTATAACAAAAAAGGGAGAAGTGAAAGAATGTagatgatgacgatggcgcCGCAAAGCAACCCCGAAGTGCCTGCTTCGTTTCAAGATTCGTTGAGAAGAGAAATGGTGGCCTCTGGGAAGTTGAGGGAATTAGAGGTAAATATTAGTGGGCACCGTCAACTTGCCGCCTTCGAGGAGTATGTGAAAGAGATACGGCGCTAAGGTGCACACAGTGACCATGAGAACTGCCAGCCCTGCTTATGTAATCACATAGCTTTGTTGCAAGCCTCAGGGGCAAACTTAACGGTAAACGATCCTCACCAATGACTACGACAACAACCGATATAGTGACTCTTTCCTATGTCTTATCGGAGTATATGACGAGAGAAGGGCGGTACCGACAATAAATGCTATTTCAAGTCGTATTGGTGCATCTCAATTTCAGCCTCGGTCTTCAGAGACCCGATAGCGAACCTCATGGCGACGAGTCAGATCAACAAGTTGCGCATTGACGCGTTGGTCAATACTTATTTATTTAAATAGAGCTCACTCTGGCTGGCAATGTTACCACCCCAACTACGACCGAACAACTATCAATGCAATCCACTTCCAAAGTACAGGCTTTCATTGACCGCATCAGCGCACTTCCAGCGGGATCCGGTGTGTCGCTGGATGCAGCGCTGCAACCTTCTCTCGAAGAGGAGGCTGAATTACGCAGGCTTTTTGCCATGGATAGGACAAATGCGCGTCTTTCCGACCCTCATGTAGGACTCGTCGACGTCTTTGCGGCTCCAAGCGCCATTCGAACTACAAGAGCGCGAGTAGTCGATGGACCAGAAGACCTTGATGCTAAATATGTAATGCCCATTGCGGACAGCCATCGAAGGGCCGAAGGAATGCCATGTACAGTCGCCGACCTCGAAGAATTCAAGAAAAACTGGTCCATCTTCACAGAGGGATCCCTCTCCCAGCTTCTCAATTGGAATAATGTCGTCGCTGCTGGTGGATCAGTTCTCGCTTGTTTGTCCCCTGTCCCCAAACGTAACAAAGCATCCAAGCGTAAGATCAGAACTTACTTTCACTCAAAGGCTTATCCAACATCCGACGTGGACCTTTTTTTGTGGGGGTTGACTCCTGAGCAGGTTCTTCTGCTCTGTTCGAAGCTCTTTATTATGTATTAACTGTGCTGCAGGCAGAAATCAAGATCAAGGAAATTTACGAAGCAGTTCGAGATTCGGTTCCTTGGGATGTTACCTGCATTCGTACCAAACACACTATTTCCATTCACTGTGAGTTTGTCGTTTCTCCGGCTATAGAATGTCGTCCCGAGTTAGCCTACAGCCCAATACCCATACCGATCAGTACAAATCGTCTTGCGACTTTACCAATCTCCTGCCGAGATCCTCGCAGGATTCGACATCGACGCCCCATGTTGCGCATACGACGGCAAGCTCTTGTTTCCTTCGCAAATATATGCCCACATGAAGTAACCACCCACCAGGCAATCGAGTGTGGGCAAACCCTCGCGCGGTCGTCGCCATGATGCGGCAATGCAACACAGTCGACATGACGCGCCGCTCTCCCTCATACGAAGTCAGACTGGCAAAATACTCTCAAAGGCATTTCGAAGTCTACGTCCCTACTCTTGAGCGCTCAAAGATCGATCCAACGGTAATCTTATTTTATTTCCATTTGCATAGCCTTGCACCAACCAATCCACTACTTTATAGATTTACGAACGTTCAATCGCACGCACGGAAGGCCTAGCGCGGTTGCTCTCTCTCGAAAAACTCACAACTGACAACTTGCGGAACACGTTCCTTGAGGCTCGGCGTGAGCTCC
The sequence above is a segment of the Psilocybe cubensis strain MGC-MH-2018 chromosome 4, whole genome shotgun sequence genome. Coding sequences within it:
- a CDS encoding Tip elongation aberrant protein Tea4, encoding MSVDPRRPTRQDTFDLRDQIHADDSQNLHAHADAALNYGTDDEEHSVLEDDSEVDEGDEMFEEDVSSTLSIPNESIDFDMVYALHSFAATVEGQANVVKGDSLYLMDDNNSYWWLVRVLKTQEVGYIPAENIETPFERLARLNKHRNIELALPTQAEQVEIGIGDRRNNVQFRSDTNSPTGGGRDNNANNRRSIRFNSIRYHHRFIPGLKEGEVEDEDDEWDTDGFEEEDLEVVQDQMEEDEFASMSMDVDDGMHWDDSTAEDVQLNLPSGAGGGAPIPDALMPGSMREYQEQQRLRAQQQEQLQLQEEQLVRQKMQQQMQLQQQQQQQQQQQAMAQQQAAQQAALAQQAAQQAQQQQRQMDSNAASAQGPRRIDPAEVTETRKMTATPTIARDSEDGRTGQYLPSIVVEEERSRRLRDDESSLLSDESSKKKSKPKEKMAPPVSSATYNKQQAQQQAQQQNGSKLRKEPSIKSEKTDTEDEGKDKKKKGGVFGGLFGRKNKDKPKDKSPSIASVESNEFSGRASSESSRSSQRPSASDGGISPTTSAAQQQQQAISLRNTVADMRAGSNQATPSTPERSNTPQVSEHVNQLRQRDQQQYTLYKEYLNRSPSSPPEAQPSYGLQSASAVMLSSPSSSSALGPPTTRPRPGSLILTSPSAIDGQANLSVIRVFAGENLQTEATFKTVLLNPSTTSTDLVRQAIQRFRLPSGEDVDDYYLTVKQVEGGASTVLQPVEHPLVVFETLLESTELPKVKRSSVGSISSISSNLSMHPAIKKLPMNDFTDDSAVKFYLNRKGDHPLDDILNGEDGDETLTSPDRSQADSDLPHSGSKSQFLTVSTVGGANVAPERFTSPATRFAMQLVIYAEDLPNDMAFHPQTEAIVFKNTLTDPNAPVLVSPNLRRKVFMFPKNVTVAEVTEISLERFGIQDGVIDGGDEVEDKTTKRRSGVRVRYGLMISIDGQERELSPSSKVIDAFPRPPQFKAPNSQNSVSKRRSLDSTQLLGSIDDIRQDDPVFVLRRSTSYRNSTSRKRFSAPLDEIALQHLHRESTSSFNSEAVAQLEEKDREREGGKLKQPSRQEIIAAQRAATRATQKAIVSASTNSVRGMDVLLPGNAVLRSARYDTGDRMRYSYVEPDGETYDVSDIIEEEWREMHNGGGGGGNNNKNDLLEGVFIRNKDGIGEKLDRVLHKIRKGKGRDRGSRDYASLSSVSADSRPLSTLSATLSTSEYSVDDGENPSRSVTPGSAALAGKMNMEKREPTEQESLARSTPVANASPEQQRAASRPGTTTPTGVRTSPTPTANINANNRRNPSIASIMSVNSGGRSTPVQSQSSLSRVEEENSKSRSTPSSTRSQQQQRRIVIPKDDFGLTQMMSIIEYKASVPSKPTPRPHPVDELLFGTPLDLQALHPSVRDIYADGFKHLEEIDKVLDSYIGRSVVGAF